The sequence TGTCGACCCAGCGCTCGAGGCGGGATACGACCGCGTGTTCTTCCTCGGTACGAAACCGCGCGACTACGTGCGCCCGGAGGTTCCGCGGCCGGGGCTGGTGCGCCGCGCCTTCCGCAAGAACCCGGCGGTAGCCGATGCGCTTATCGAACGCCCAGCGCGCTACAACGCCGTCAAAGACCGGCTGCTCGAGCTGGAAAAGGCCGGCAAGGCCTATCTGTTTTTCCCCGACGACATGCAGGTCACCTCCACCGAGCGCAACGTGGAAAAGCTGCACGCAAACTACGCGGCCGGAATGCGCCAGGTGGAACGGGAGTGGCCGGCGTGGGAGGAGTTTCTCCGCGCGTAGCCGCGGGCGCGTAGCCGCGGGCGCTAGACCGGCCGCGCTAGTCGGCGACGAGCGTGTCCATCGTCAGCTCGGGGTGTTCTTTCTCGATGAACTTGAGCTTCCACTTATCGCCAAACAGCGCGATGAGCTCGCCATCGGTGCGCGTGAAAATCTCCACGCCGCGCTGCCTGCCGAGCTCCGGCGCGGACTCGGCGTCGGTGCGCCGCGCGACGGAGTAGGGGATGGGCTCGGTGACCGTCTCAACGTTGTACTCGAGTTCCATGCGCGCCTGCATGACGTCGAACTGCATGGGGCCGACGGCGGCCATGACGGGGGCGGCATCGCCACGCGCGTCGTTGCGCAGGATCTGCACCACGCCCTCCGCGTCGAGCTGTTCGAGGCCCTTGCGGAACGCCTTGTACTTTCCCAACGACTTCGCGCGCAGGATGCGGAACGCCTCCGGCGCGAACTGCGGCATCGGCTTGAACTGGACCTTCTTGCCCTCGTAGATCGTGTCGCCCGGCGCGAGGGAGCCCGCGTTGACCAGACCGACGATGTCGCCGGGGTAGGCCTCCTCGACCGTGTCGCGCGTGCGGCCGAAGACGGTGAGCGCGTACTTGGTGGAAAAGCTGCGGCCCGATTGTGCGTGCGTGACCTGCATGCCGCGGCGGAACACGCCTGAGACCACACGCATAAATGCCAGCGTGTCGCGGTGCTTGCGGTCCATGCCGGCCTGCACCTTGAACACCACGCCGGAAAAGTCGTCGGCGACCGCGCGCGTTTCGTCCATTGCCTGCTGCGACGCCGCGAGCGCCCGCGGGTCGGAGTCGCGCTCCCGCGGCTGCGGGGCGATCGCGCACAGGGTGTCCAAGATCTGGTGCACGCCGAAGTTCAGCATCGCGGAGGCGAAGATCAGCGGCGAGGTCACGCACTGCTCGAACAGCTCCTGGTCGTGCAGCGCGCCGTCCGCGGCGAGTAGCTCGGCTTCCTCCTGCGCGGTCTCCCACGCCGCGCCCTCTTTCTCCGCCGCCGCGTCCGGGGCAAAGTGTTCCTCCGGCGCGATGGTCGAGCCGCCCGCGGTGCGCAAAAAGTGGATGTATTCGTCCGCCTCGCCGTCGTCGTTGACGTGCGCGAGGCCGCGGAAGTCACCCGCCTCGCCCACCGGCCAGTACAGAGGGGTGGGTTGGAGTTCGATTTCGTTGACGATTTCATCGACAAGCTCCAGCGCCTCCCGGCCGGCGCGGTCCCACTTGTTGATCACGGTGATGATCGGCAGCCCGCGGGACTTGCACACGCGGAACAGTTTCAGCGTCTGCGGCTCCAAGCCCTTGGCGGCGTCGATGAGCATGACCGCGGCGTCGACGGCGGTGAGCACGCGGTAGGTGTCCTCGGAAAAGTCCGCGTGGCCCGGGGTGTCCACGAGGTTGATCATGTACGGCGCGCCCGCGTGGCCCTCGGGGGCGTACTCGAACTGCAGCGCCGACGAGGCGACCGAGATGCCGCGCTCTTTTTCCATGTCCATCCAGTCGGACACCGTCGCCTTGCGGCCCGCTTTGCCGTGGACGGCGCCGGCCTCGTTGATGACGTGGGCGTGCAGCGCGAGCGCCTCGGTGAGCGTGGATTTACCGGCATCCGGGTGGGCGATGACGGCGAAGGTGCGGCGGCGGGAGGCTTCAGCGGCGACGGAACTCATGGTGGATAAGCTTAGCGGCCAGTCGCGGCGCCGCCGGAATCGGCGTGTATGATACGTCAACAAAGTGGCGCACTTGTCAGAAAGGTATGGAGAAAATGACCATTGGCATCATCGTTGGCAGCATCCGGCACGGCCGCGTGGGCACCCGCGTAGGCCAGTGGGTGGCCGAGCAGGTCGCGGACAGCGCGTTCGACTACGAACTGGTGGAGCTCGCCGACTGGGACATCCCGTTCGCCACCACCGAGGTCATCCCGGCCATGGCCGGCGGCACGTACGACGACCCGCGCGTGCAGGCCTGGGCCGACAAGGTGGCGGGCTTCGACGCGTTCGTCTTCGTCACCCCGGAGTACAACCGCAACGTGCCCGGCCCGTTCAAAAACGCCTTCGATTCGGTCGCGGAGTGGAAGGGCAAGCCGGTCACCTTCGTCGCCTACGGTTCCGGCGGCGGCCGCGCCGCGATTGCTGGCTG is a genomic window of Corynebacterium massiliense DSM 45435 containing:
- a CDS encoding peptide chain release factor 3, which translates into the protein MSSVAAEASRRRTFAVIAHPDAGKSTLTEALALHAHVINEAGAVHGKAGRKATVSDWMDMEKERGISVASSALQFEYAPEGHAGAPYMINLVDTPGHADFSEDTYRVLTAVDAAVMLIDAAKGLEPQTLKLFRVCKSRGLPIITVINKWDRAGREALELVDEIVNEIELQPTPLYWPVGEAGDFRGLAHVNDDGEADEYIHFLRTAGGSTIAPEEHFAPDAAAEKEGAAWETAQEEAELLAADGALHDQELFEQCVTSPLIFASAMLNFGVHQILDTLCAIAPQPRERDSDPRALAASQQAMDETRAVADDFSGVVFKVQAGMDRKHRDTLAFMRVVSGVFRRGMQVTHAQSGRSFSTKYALTVFGRTRDTVEEAYPGDIVGLVNAGSLAPGDTIYEGKKVQFKPMPQFAPEAFRILRAKSLGKYKAFRKGLEQLDAEGVVQILRNDARGDAAPVMAAVGPMQFDVMQARMELEYNVETVTEPIPYSVARRTDAESAPELGRQRGVEIFTRTDGELIALFGDKWKLKFIEKEHPELTMDTLVAD
- a CDS encoding NADPH-dependent FMN reductase, with product MTIGIIVGSIRHGRVGTRVGQWVAEQVADSAFDYELVELADWDIPFATTEVIPAMAGGTYDDPRVQAWADKVAGFDAFVFVTPEYNRNVPGPFKNAFDSVAEWKGKPVTFVAYGSGGGRAAIAGWRTTVTGLLAMDPTASDTALTLGREGAVLDDAASRQLRTAIAELEGKLS